Proteins from a genomic interval of Candidatus Rubidus massiliensis:
- a CDS encoding Mitochondrial small ribosomal subunit Rsm22 gives MKKKNLKSNLDEIYPILIGAWRRFNKESGPSEKLQTREFRRVVQSTKTLKEIFDKQAFDPNTHYFENSQLLSDYLLYFWPLYYQEALSVIGEIPTTPKRVLDIGAGLAPFSFAALRHGATEVFATDQFMPPLQLGAEICGKYGLPLTIRKWDCHTSCPIEGTFDLIILGHSLQEIFARNQKGWRERQNAFIQDLLHNKLSKNGYLLIVDSSLNETNQSILQIRDHFVSQGVPVQAPCVWKGECPALKTQNSPCYAQREMEKPYLLKEIQRGMDYHLNSLKMSYIIFKNPQSSWPNNGETPLYRIISPPVEAFNTNKYYLCGTDGKKTLSNRLEQTPKQAKAFDYLKRGELIEVSQALNRQNALDITEETEIKVVAAIGKPLAIEDINE, from the coding sequence ATGAAGAAAAAAAACCTTAAAAGTAATTTAGACGAAATTTATCCAATCTTAATTGGTGCTTGGCGTCGTTTTAATAAAGAGTCTGGTCCCTCAGAAAAATTGCAGACTAGAGAGTTTAGAAGAGTTGTTCAATCAACTAAAACGTTAAAAGAAATTTTCGATAAACAAGCCTTTGACCCAAATACGCATTATTTCGAAAATTCACAACTATTATCCGATTACCTCTTGTATTTTTGGCCGTTGTATTACCAAGAAGCTTTATCAGTGATTGGAGAAATTCCAACGACTCCAAAAAGAGTTTTGGATATAGGAGCTGGACTTGCTCCTTTTTCTTTTGCTGCACTAAGGCACGGTGCAACAGAGGTATTTGCAACGGATCAGTTCATGCCACCTTTACAACTAGGCGCTGAAATTTGTGGTAAATATGGATTACCTTTGACTATTCGAAAATGGGATTGTCACACTTCTTGTCCAATTGAGGGGACCTTTGATTTAATCATTTTAGGGCATTCTTTACAGGAAATTTTTGCAAGAAATCAAAAAGGATGGCGAGAAAGGCAAAATGCTTTTATCCAAGATTTATTGCACAATAAGTTATCAAAGAATGGGTATTTACTTATAGTCGATTCATCCTTAAATGAAACTAATCAGTCCATTTTACAAATAAGGGATCATTTTGTAAGTCAAGGTGTTCCAGTACAAGCTCCATGTGTTTGGAAAGGGGAGTGTCCAGCTTTAAAGACACAAAATAGTCCTTGTTATGCACAACGAGAAATGGAAAAGCCTTACCTACTAAAAGAAATTCAAAGAGGCATGGATTATCATTTGAATTCTTTAAAAATGTCCTATATTATTTTTAAAAATCCACAGAGTAGTTGGCCAAATAACGGTGAGACACCTCTTTATAGGATAATTAGTCCACCAGTTGAAGCCTTTAATACAAATAAGTATTATTTATGTGGAACTGACGGAAAAAAAACTTTGAGTAATCGGTTAGAACAAACTCCAAAGCAAGCTAAAGCCTTTGACTATCTGAAACGGGGCGAATTGATTGAAGTAAGCCAAGCACTTAATCGTCAAAATGCTTTAGATATAACTGAAGAAACTGAAATTAAAGTTGTAGCTGCCATTGGAAAACCTTTAGCCATTGAGGATATAAATGAGTGA
- the gpmA gene encoding 2,3-bisphosphoglycerate-dependent phosphoglycerate mutase — protein MSYLILMRHGQSQWNKLNLFTGWVDVPLSNEGIEEALKGGDIIKDYPIDVIFTSSLIRAIMTAMLVMNVHHSKKVPVIQHEEKKLKEWGTNYGKTDTIIPVYCCSELNERMYGELQGLNKAETIQKFGAEQVQIWRRSYSVSPPHGESLKNVAEDRSIPFFKKEILPLLEKGKNVFIAAHGNSLRSIIMYLNKLSEEEVLTLELDTGHPIIYEFAEGSLKEVK, from the coding sequence ATGAGTTATCTGATTTTGATGCGACATGGACAATCTCAATGGAATAAATTAAATTTGTTTACCGGGTGGGTTGATGTTCCTTTATCCAATGAAGGGATCGAAGAAGCATTGAAAGGTGGGGATATCATTAAAGATTATCCGATCGATGTTATTTTTACTTCCTCATTAATTCGAGCTATTATGACTGCCATGCTTGTTATGAATGTTCACCATTCCAAAAAAGTGCCAGTTATTCAACACGAGGAAAAAAAATTAAAAGAATGGGGGACTAATTATGGAAAAACAGATACTATTATACCTGTTTATTGTTGTTCTGAATTAAACGAAAGAATGTATGGTGAGCTGCAAGGTTTAAATAAAGCGGAAACAATTCAAAAATTTGGAGCGGAACAAGTACAAATTTGGAGAAGAAGTTATAGTGTTTCACCACCACATGGAGAGAGCTTAAAAAACGTTGCTGAAGACAGATCGATCCCTTTTTTTAAGAAAGAAATTTTGCCATTATTGGAAAAAGGAAAAAATGTTTTTATAGCGGCGCATGGTAATTCTTTACGATCTATCATTATGTATTTAAATAAGCTATCTGAAGAGGAAGTTTTGACATTAGAACTTGATACGGGTCATCCCATTATTTATGAATTTGCTGAAGGGTCATTAAAAGAAGTTAAATGA
- the nifS_1 gene encoding Cysteine desulfurase has translation MNSYIHLDNNTITKPSKKTIKAMTPYLEDKWGLPTSPYKMGQDLIVDLKGLYKKIYNFLGAKEEDTILFTSSGAEAINQVIWSTYLQVALKTGKNQFITSNVDEAAIILGLSRLEQLDCVVKTIKVNEQGYVTAKEVIEAMTPRTALVSLSWGSGLTGIIQPIAEIADICKERGVLLHLDATHVLGKLYFELEDIGADFISFSGETLHAPKGCGGLYIKNGIKILPLIVGGNDQAHLRAGALDIPNLSALAQACEELQEARDFITTEISRLRTYFEKEIEKRLANAKVLFKTHNRLPNISVISFEGIINESLLFYLNQKKINATIGGGNFQQLAILLKAYHFDDAIAHSSVSFSLSKDTTAEEIDAAIEIIVECVNHLNKISTTIR, from the coding sequence ATGAATTCTTATATCCATCTAGATAATAATACCATTACAAAACCGTCTAAAAAGACGATTAAAGCTATGACGCCCTATTTAGAGGATAAATGGGGGTTACCTACAAGTCCTTATAAAATGGGTCAAGATTTAATCGTTGATTTGAAAGGGTTATATAAAAAAATCTATAATTTTTTAGGCGCTAAAGAAGAAGATACGATTCTTTTTACATCTTCAGGGGCTGAAGCTATTAACCAAGTCATTTGGTCTACCTATTTACAAGTCGCATTGAAAACAGGCAAAAACCAATTTATAACTTCAAATGTAGACGAAGCTGCTATTATTTTAGGTTTAAGTCGTTTAGAACAATTAGATTGTGTCGTTAAAACTATAAAAGTCAATGAACAAGGGTATGTCACAGCAAAAGAAGTTATTGAAGCTATGACGCCAAGAACCGCCCTTGTGTCACTTTCCTGGGGAAGTGGTTTAACAGGTATAATTCAGCCCATAGCTGAAATTGCCGATATTTGTAAAGAAAGAGGTGTTTTACTACACCTCGATGCAACTCATGTCTTAGGCAAACTATATTTTGAACTTGAAGATATAGGAGCAGATTTTATTAGCTTTAGCGGTGAAACACTACACGCTCCTAAAGGTTGCGGTGGTTTATATATAAAAAATGGAATAAAGATTTTGCCCTTAATAGTCGGAGGAAATGACCAAGCCCATTTAAGAGCTGGAGCTTTAGATATCCCAAACTTAAGCGCTTTAGCTCAAGCTTGCGAAGAATTACAGGAAGCTCGTGATTTTATAACTACAGAAATTTCAAGACTTAGAACTTATTTTGAAAAAGAAATTGAAAAAAGATTGGCAAATGCGAAAGTGTTATTTAAAACGCATAATCGTCTTCCCAATATAAGCGTAATATCTTTTGAAGGGATAATCAATGAATCATTACTTTTTTACTTAAACCAAAAAAAAATTAACGCCACTATCGGTGGAGGCAATTTTCAGCAATTAGCCATCCTTTTAAAAGCGTATCATTTTGATGATGCCATAGCTCATTCATCCGTTAGTTTTAGCTTGTCAAAAGATACAACTGCCGAAGAAATAGATGCAGCTATCGAGATTATTGTCGAATGTGTAAACCATTTAAATAAAATTTCTACAACTATAAGATAA
- a CDS encoding SCAFFOLD protein, with the protein MSLESLLNTFTWTRFSKKIMQRIMQPRNVGFFTEEQAYDRGIRLVAIKEGSIKDGNELALYWLVDKEDGIIIDAKFKATGQSILIGATDVACDLIVGKNYDQARRMSTDLIEKEAQDKHDKESFPKETYPHLNLILSAIEKAAEQCMDIPFAINYETPVPNDLSVIDGEGYPGWKDLPLRKKLEVIEEVLDKDIRPYIALDNGGVTVLNLIQDKELVIAYQGSCTSCYSSIGTTLSYIQQVIRAKVDPNLTVVPNLDGLDL; encoded by the coding sequence ATGTCTTTAGAATCTCTCCTTAACACATTTACATGGACTCGCTTTAGTAAAAAAATTATGCAAAGGATTATGCAACCTCGCAATGTTGGTTTTTTTACGGAGGAGCAAGCCTATGATAGAGGTATTCGCTTAGTTGCCATAAAAGAAGGAAGCATTAAAGACGGGAATGAATTAGCTCTATATTGGCTAGTAGATAAAGAAGATGGCATTATTATAGACGCTAAATTTAAAGCAACAGGACAATCTATCCTAATCGGAGCTACCGATGTTGCATGCGATTTAATTGTGGGTAAAAATTACGATCAAGCAAGAAGAATGTCAACAGATCTTATTGAAAAAGAAGCTCAAGATAAACATGATAAAGAAAGCTTTCCTAAAGAAACTTATCCTCACTTAAATTTAATCTTAAGTGCTATTGAGAAAGCCGCTGAGCAATGTATGGATATTCCATTTGCTATCAATTATGAAACTCCAGTACCGAATGATTTGAGCGTTATTGATGGAGAAGGTTACCCTGGATGGAAAGATCTCCCTTTAAGAAAAAAACTAGAAGTTATAGAAGAAGTTTTAGATAAAGATATTCGCCCTTATATTGCTTTAGATAATGGAGGCGTTACTGTCCTAAATTTAATCCAAGATAAAGAATTAGTCATCGCTTACCAGGGAAGTTGCACAAGTTGTTATTCCTCTATCGGGACAACTTTGTCTTATATTCAACAAGTCATTCGTGCAAAAGTTGATCCTAACTTAACCGTTGTGCCAAATCTTGATGGTTTAGACTTGTAA
- the opuCA gene encoding Glycine betaine/carnitine/choline transport ATP-binding protein OpuCA produces the protein MALQLTNITKIIAEKQVLYPINYTFEEHETTVIVGPSGCGKSTLFRIIMGIIEPTTGSISFGDQVLTNENANRIRHQIGYVIQDGGLFPHLNAYDNIALLARYLKLNEKIIKKKMEQLVDVMQLKANVLQLFPWELSGGQKQRVGIIRALFLDPPYIFLDEPLGALDPLVKEDLQHKLKQIFDTLKKTVILVTHNMHEAQFFADKMIIMKEGKVVQSGTYDELKKTPVNSFVEQFLNVNYI, from the coding sequence ATGGCATTACAATTAACTAACATTACTAAGATTATTGCAGAAAAACAAGTCTTATATCCTATAAATTATACCTTCGAAGAACATGAGACAACTGTAATCGTTGGGCCAAGTGGCTGTGGCAAATCCACTTTATTTAGAATAATTATGGGAATTATTGAACCGACTACTGGCTCTATTTCTTTTGGAGATCAAGTTCTAACTAATGAAAATGCCAATCGTATACGTCATCAAATTGGTTATGTTATACAAGATGGTGGCTTATTTCCCCATTTGAATGCCTATGATAATATCGCATTGCTTGCTCGTTATTTAAAATTAAACGAAAAAATAATTAAGAAAAAAATGGAACAACTTGTAGATGTAATGCAATTAAAAGCTAATGTTTTACAATTATTTCCATGGGAGTTATCAGGAGGGCAAAAGCAAAGGGTTGGAATAATTCGAGCACTTTTTTTAGATCCCCCCTATATTTTTTTAGATGAGCCATTAGGAGCGTTAGATCCTTTAGTAAAAGAAGATTTACAACATAAACTAAAGCAAATTTTTGATACTTTAAAAAAAACAGTTATATTAGTCACGCATAACATGCATGAAGCTCAATTTTTTGCTGACAAAATGATTATTATGAAAGAAGGAAAAGTTGTGCAATCTGGAACTTATGATGAATTAAAAAAAACACCTGTAAATTCTTTTGTGGAACAATTTTTGAATGTTAACTATATTTAA
- the opuCB gene encoding Glycine betaine/carnitine/choline transport system permease protein OpuCB — protein MLTIFKYFLALNILLAIPLVAEKQLNVGSKRFTESYILAEIIVTTAKKADEAKIFFKPGLGNTGIVFAALQSGVIDLYPDYTGTIVREILHAEPQYFTDLEEIRKKLKPMGFGITNSLGFSNSYALAIARDLADKLQIRKISDLQKYPHLNLGFSQEFLGRTDGWQGLKEVYALSHELALGIDHSLAYEALEKNQIDVTDVYTTDPKIQKYNLILLQDDKHFFPSYQAVIIYRLDIPTKCKETWKEIQKVIGSIDKDQMIAMNQRAEEGEDFATIAQDFLDNKGAIFVTKEIHETFWQKIFDNDLWNLTYQHFYLTFLSLFVATLIGIPLGIIAAKYNLFSQAILTTISVVQTIPSLALFAFLIPILGQIGTVPALIALSLYALLPIVRNTYMGLKSIPVPIQESAIALGLSDWFRLLSIDVPLASPSIMTGIQTAAVINVGMATIAALIGAGGYGERIISGLALNDYSLLLAGAIPACIFALIVQYGFDFFNKYIIPKGLQKEKSE, from the coding sequence ATGTTAACTATATTTAAATATTTTTTAGCTTTAAATATATTATTAGCTATTCCATTAGTTGCAGAAAAACAATTAAATGTAGGCTCAAAGCGATTTACAGAGTCTTATATTTTAGCCGAAATTATTGTAACGACAGCAAAAAAAGCTGATGAAGCTAAAATTTTCTTTAAACCAGGACTTGGAAATACAGGCATTGTGTTTGCCGCTTTGCAAAGCGGAGTTATTGATCTTTATCCTGACTACACAGGTACCATTGTTCGAGAGATTTTACACGCTGAACCTCAATATTTTACCGATTTAGAAGAAATAAGGAAAAAATTAAAACCAATGGGATTTGGTATTACAAATTCTTTAGGTTTTAGTAATTCTTATGCCTTAGCAATTGCAAGAGATTTAGCTGATAAACTGCAGATTCGAAAAATAAGTGATTTACAAAAATATCCCCATTTAAACCTTGGATTTAGTCAAGAGTTTTTAGGTAGAACCGATGGTTGGCAAGGCTTGAAAGAAGTTTATGCTTTATCCCATGAATTAGCTTTAGGCATTGATCATAGCTTAGCCTACGAAGCCTTAGAAAAAAATCAAATTGATGTGACAGATGTTTATACGACAGACCCAAAAATTCAAAAATATAATCTAATTTTACTTCAAGATGATAAACATTTTTTTCCATCTTACCAAGCGGTTATTATTTATCGCTTAGATATACCTACGAAGTGTAAAGAAACTTGGAAAGAAATTCAAAAAGTGATTGGATCAATTGATAAAGATCAAATGATTGCTATGAATCAAAGAGCTGAAGAAGGGGAAGATTTTGCAACGATTGCACAAGATTTTTTAGATAATAAAGGTGCTATTTTTGTTACCAAGGAAATACACGAAACTTTTTGGCAAAAAATTTTTGATAACGATTTGTGGAATTTAACGTATCAACATTTCTATTTAACTTTTTTATCTTTATTTGTAGCTACCTTAATTGGCATTCCATTAGGAATTATTGCAGCTAAATACAATCTATTTAGTCAGGCCATATTAACTACTATAAGCGTCGTACAAACAATTCCATCACTTGCATTATTTGCGTTCCTAATCCCTATTTTAGGTCAAATTGGTACAGTACCCGCATTAATCGCGCTTTCATTATATGCCTTACTACCGATAGTTAGAAATACGTACATGGGGCTTAAGAGTATTCCAGTTCCAATTCAAGAATCTGCTATAGCGTTAGGATTATCTGACTGGTTTAGACTGCTTTCAATAGATGTTCCTTTAGCTTCGCCATCTATTATGACTGGCATTCAAACCGCAGCTGTCATTAATGTAGGTATGGCAACAATTGCGGCTTTAATTGGCGCTGGTGGATACGGAGAAAGGATTATATCAGGACTTGCTTTAAATGATTATTCGTTATTGTTAGCAGGAGCGATTCCCGCTTGTATTTTTGCTTTAATTGTTCAATACGGATTCGACTTTTTCAATAAATATATTATCCCAAAAGGTCTTCAAAAAGAAAAATCAGAATAA
- the birA gene encoding Bifunctional protein BirA — protein sequence MQIKFYKLETIDSTNEWAKKNLTVFKKNSLSVITAKEQTHGKGRDNKQWVSPSDSNLYCTYVFFSQINYNSVGNIPQVLALSLIDFLQRLNLTAHIKWPNDVLINNKKIAGILCETISIENQQAIILGFGLNINMPFNEEIAKPHTSLFIEKNEQYNIERINQVLASFFVKSLSLFLREGFSPFYEQFKRYLWLNNGIIRFSSNGAVWEGYVDSINHDGSLNLLLENGKIKTFISGEFIN from the coding sequence ATGCAAATTAAATTTTATAAATTAGAAACTATCGATTCGACAAATGAATGGGCTAAAAAAAACCTTACAGTATTCAAAAAAAACTCTTTGTCTGTAATTACAGCAAAAGAACAAACACACGGAAAAGGAAGAGATAATAAACAATGGGTTTCTCCTTCTGATTCAAACCTTTACTGTACGTACGTTTTTTTTTCACAGATTAATTACAATAGTGTTGGCAACATCCCCCAAGTTTTAGCTTTGTCTCTTATTGATTTTTTACAAAGGCTCAATTTGACAGCTCATATTAAATGGCCGAATGATGTTTTAATCAATAACAAAAAAATTGCCGGTATTCTTTGTGAAACGATTTCAATAGAAAATCAACAAGCTATAATTTTAGGCTTTGGTTTAAATATAAATATGCCTTTTAATGAGGAAATAGCAAAACCTCACACCTCTTTATTTATAGAAAAAAATGAACAGTATAACATTGAAAGAATCAATCAAGTTTTGGCTTCATTTTTTGTTAAATCCCTATCTTTATTTTTGAGAGAAGGTTTCTCCCCCTTTTATGAGCAATTCAAGCGTTATCTATGGCTCAATAATGGGATAATTCGTTTTTCTTCTAATGGCGCAGTTTGGGAAGGCTATGTTGATTCTATAAATCATGATGGCTCTTTAAACTTATTACTTGAAAATGGAAAAATTAAAACGTTTATTTCAGGTGAATTTATTAATTAA
- the mrdB gene encoding Rod shape-determining protein RodA, translating to MGILVISSATLEPTNEIQEDPFFVPLVKTQIQWCLIGFAVFFLTASFDYNKLREWTWILYPLMIISLFGLFFTNSIQNVNRWYRISAINMSFQPSECAKLIVVIALSWFLERRKPQANSLKTAFLACLIVGIPFLLILKQPDLGTALVLFPITLVMFYFGDIHPKVVKVMTILGGIALIFVAVIFLKIIPYEDMKPYTKYFLKEYQFERLNPNTHHQKAAAIAIALGGVSGAGWRKGEYIGGKWLPAPYTDSVFPSFGEEYGFIGLVLLLSLFYALIYFSFQVSVVAKDDFGRLLSAGITVYLAMHILVNIGMMTGFLPITGVPLVLVSYGGSSLLATMFALGILQSIYSRRFMF from the coding sequence ATGGGGATTTTAGTTATTTCTTCAGCAACTTTAGAACCAACGAATGAAATTCAAGAAGATCCTTTTTTTGTCCCCTTAGTAAAAACTCAAATTCAATGGTGTTTAATAGGGTTTGCAGTATTTTTTTTAACAGCGAGTTTTGATTATAACAAACTTCGTGAATGGACTTGGATTCTTTATCCCTTGATGATTATTTCTTTATTTGGACTTTTTTTTACCAATTCTATTCAAAATGTAAATCGTTGGTACCGAATATCTGCCATCAATATGAGTTTTCAACCCTCAGAATGTGCTAAACTGATCGTTGTTATCGCTCTTAGTTGGTTTTTAGAAAGAAGAAAACCGCAAGCAAACTCATTAAAAACTGCTTTTTTAGCTTGTTTAATCGTAGGTATTCCATTTCTTTTAATTTTAAAACAACCCGATCTTGGAACTGCTTTGGTTTTGTTTCCCATAACCCTAGTTATGTTTTATTTTGGAGATATTCATCCAAAAGTTGTAAAAGTAATGACAATTTTAGGTGGAATTGCTTTAATTTTTGTAGCTGTTATTTTTTTAAAAATTATTCCTTATGAAGATATGAAGCCGTATACCAAATATTTTTTAAAAGAATACCAGTTTGAACGGCTAAACCCAAATACACACCATCAAAAAGCTGCTGCCATAGCCATTGCTTTAGGAGGAGTTTCTGGAGCCGGCTGGAGAAAAGGGGAGTACATTGGAGGTAAATGGCTACCAGCACCTTATACAGATTCTGTGTTCCCTTCATTTGGTGAAGAGTATGGTTTTATTGGGTTAGTTTTACTTTTGAGTTTGTTTTATGCTTTAATTTACTTTTCCTTTCAAGTAAGTGTTGTAGCAAAAGATGATTTTGGGCGATTATTGTCAGCTGGAATTACTGTTTATTTGGCTATGCATATTTTAGTAAACATAGGTATGATGACAGGTTTTCTACCAATTACCGGAGTTCCTTTAGTTTTAGTAAGCTACGGGGGATCTTCTTTACTTGCAACGATGTTTGCATTAGGTATTTTACAAAGTATTTACAGTCGAAGGTTTATGTTTTAA
- a CDS encoding polysaccharide export protein Wza has protein sequence MFKIFTAFILSLIIQSCSTIQKEKEIISFLNAQQLIEDSNKILDGYELLEGCLTTSNSKEINEEDLKEYESLIINDDILNIVIYHPTNPSYSSAVQYINQTMGGFRVVNGYIYIPFLDPVSVENLTLREAESVISQECKKNNIQATVYANFALRSKQYVTVAGMANNPFIFVDGKRRLFEVLSLAQISPQAGLYSSYILRNEERLDIDFYRLLILGDMSHNIVMKPGDKIYIGSPKDKAVCVCGEVGIKRVVPLRYGFIPLKNIIVDSGGIPFTGDKNHIYIIRNHSKEIKIYEVSWSLLIEQPNDRLLVKAGDVVYVSKTAINEWNILLQQLSGTFTALGIGVGICNWVH, from the coding sequence ATGTTTAAAATTTTTACTGCATTCATCTTAAGTCTTATTATTCAATCCTGTTCAACAATTCAAAAAGAAAAAGAAATAATATCTTTTTTAAATGCACAACAATTAATTGAAGATTCTAATAAAATTTTAGATGGGTATGAATTATTAGAAGGTTGCTTAACTACTTCAAATTCTAAAGAGATTAATGAAGAGGATTTGAAAGAATATGAATCTTTAATAATTAACGACGATATTTTAAATATAGTCATTTACCATCCAACCAACCCCTCATACTCATCTGCAGTTCAATATATAAATCAAACCATGGGTGGATTTAGAGTTGTTAATGGGTATATTTATATCCCTTTTTTAGACCCAGTTTCTGTAGAAAATTTGACTTTGAGGGAGGCTGAAAGTGTTATTTCTCAAGAATGTAAGAAAAATAATATTCAAGCAACCGTCTACGCCAATTTTGCTTTGAGATCAAAGCAATATGTAACGGTTGCTGGCATGGCAAATAATCCATTTATTTTTGTGGATGGAAAAAGACGTTTATTTGAAGTTCTCTCATTAGCGCAAATTTCCCCTCAGGCTGGTTTATATTCAAGTTACATTTTAAGAAACGAGGAAAGATTAGACATAGATTTTTATCGCCTTTTAATTTTAGGAGATATGTCTCACAACATTGTTATGAAGCCAGGTGACAAAATTTATATAGGTTCGCCAAAAGATAAAGCTGTATGTGTCTGTGGAGAAGTTGGAATTAAACGTGTTGTTCCTCTACGTTATGGTTTTATACCTCTAAAAAATATTATCGTAGATTCAGGGGGCATTCCTTTTACTGGGGATAAAAATCACATTTATATTATTCGCAATCACTCAAAAGAAATTAAAATTTATGAGGTTTCTTGGAGTCTATTAATAGAGCAACCCAATGATAGACTATTAGTTAAAGCTGGGGATGTCGTTTATGTATCAAAAACTGCCATAAATGAATGGAATATATTACTGCAGCAGTTAAGTGGAACGTTTACCGCTTTAGGAATAGGCGTCGGGATTTGCAATTGGGTCCATTAG
- a CDS encoding Anp1 yields MKQKLKLLIFLLLILSPFIRAQAEENKTVLITILAKNKAHVLEKYLQCIEQLDYDKKLISIYINTNNNQDRTEEILYDWACQNQEEYASIDFESHHINDVEITKPHEWTIDRFKVLAKIRNKSLSKAKEYGCDYYFVIDCDNFLEPCTLKTLVNKDKPIIAPMLWSIPEKQDPYSNYFCAINDNGYYAYHPDYAEILFRRVIGTFEVPVVHCTYLIKTEYIDLLSYIDGSDDFEFVIFSRTARNNGVEQFICNEEYFGTLLHFYNDVTLEEETQRFQNIQWN; encoded by the coding sequence ATGAAACAAAAACTAAAGCTATTAATATTTTTATTATTAATCTTAAGTCCTTTTATCAGAGCACAAGCTGAAGAAAATAAAACAGTTCTTATTACTATTTTAGCAAAAAACAAAGCTCATGTATTAGAAAAATATTTACAGTGTATTGAACAGTTAGATTATGATAAAAAGTTAATTTCAATTTATATTAATACAAATAACAATCAAGATCGTACAGAAGAAATTCTGTACGATTGGGCATGTCAAAATCAAGAGGAATACGCCTCTATAGATTTTGAAAGCCACCATATAAATGACGTAGAAATCACAAAACCCCATGAATGGACGATCGATCGTTTTAAGGTTTTAGCAAAAATTAGAAATAAAAGTCTATCTAAAGCTAAGGAATATGGATGTGATTACTATTTTGTAATTGATTGCGATAATTTTTTAGAGCCTTGTACGTTAAAAACGTTAGTAAACAAGGATAAACCAATTATTGCACCTATGCTATGGTCTATTCCTGAAAAACAAGATCCTTATAGCAACTATTTTTGCGCTATAAATGATAATGGATATTATGCCTATCATCCAGATTATGCTGAAATTTTATTTAGAAGAGTTATCGGTACATTTGAAGTGCCTGTAGTTCACTGTACTTATCTTATTAAAACCGAATATATAGATTTATTAAGCTATATTGATGGAAGCGATGATTTTGAATTTGTGATATTTTCTAGAACCGCTAGAAATAATGGTGTAGAGCAATTTATTTGTAATGAAGAATATTTTGGCACACTTTTACATTTTTATAATGATGTAACCTTGGAAGAGGAAACACAACGTTTTCAAAATATTCAATGGAATTAG
- a CDS encoding magnesium protoporphyrin O-methyltransferase produces the protein MKLFFKAMLLSSLIFTTPVISTPQDSVEQTFTNYYNSGKWGVDENGKGISGSGSIVENAAPYMSFLENFVKANEIKTIIDIGCGDWLFSRHINWNNANYLGIDVVKRVIEKNNQQFANSKVSFIHGDSNSFVLPNSDLLICKDVLQHLPHAEVFKFLKQIHKFKHCLITNDVDAHSLSSNNYDIAPGDDYRTIDLSKAPFNVKGTKVFTYKSGYVTKQVFYICN, from the coding sequence ATGAAACTTTTTTTTAAAGCAATGTTACTTTCAAGTTTAATTTTTACGACACCAGTAATATCAACTCCTCAAGATAGCGTAGAACAAACATTTACGAATTACTATAATTCGGGAAAATGGGGTGTTGATGAAAATGGTAAAGGAATTTCAGGCAGTGGATCCATTGTTGAAAATGCAGCTCCTTACATGTCATTTTTGGAAAATTTTGTAAAAGCTAATGAAATCAAAACAATTATAGACATAGGGTGTGGAGACTGGTTATTTTCTCGTCACATTAATTGGAACAATGCAAACTACCTAGGCATAGACGTAGTTAAAAGAGTGATCGAAAAAAACAATCAGCAATTTGCCAACTCAAAGGTCAGTTTTATCCATGGCGATTCTAATTCATTTGTTTTGCCAAATTCAGACTTACTAATATGTAAAGATGTTCTACAACATCTTCCTCATGCAGAAGTTTTTAAGTTTTTGAAACAGATCCATAAATTTAAGCATTGTCTTATTACAAATGACGTTGATGCTCATAGTTTATCTAGCAATAATTACGACATTGCACCAGGTGATGACTATAGAACAATTGATCTAAGTAAAGCTCCTTTTAATGTAAAAGGTACAAAAGTATTCACCTACAAATCTGGCTATGTTACTAAACAAGTATTTTATATTTGTAATTAA